A single Candidatus Poribacteria bacterium DNA region contains:
- a CDS encoding ATP-binding protein — protein MQCEIARKTVISHQSSAISHQPDTSSLTPDSRRLTAKKEGASNVGERTEQVITLSLPSSMQHVDLLKVIVTEILKETDFTDDVREQINLAVIEAGTNATKQSNKEEPGKQAIFQLIFAENQLTIATEDKGEEATRPDTETEQVISLSLPSSMQHVYLLDVVVTEILKGTDFTEDIQEQINLAVIEGGTNAIKHGNKENPTKKATIEFTLAEDKLEIVIEDEGDGFTRKEVADPLDPENLLKSSGRGLFLMEACMDSVTYENNGTIIKMVKYMK, from the coding sequence ATGCAGTGTGAAATTGCCCGTAAAACAGTCATCAGCCATCAGTCATCAGCCATCAGTCATCAGCCAGATACTTCTTCGCTGACTCCTGATAGTCGACGGCTGACCGCGAAAAAAGAAGGAGCTTCAAACGTGGGCGAGAGAACTGAACAGGTTATTACGCTTTCTCTCCCAAGTTCAATGCAACACGTTGATCTACTCAAAGTCATTGTCACTGAGATTCTGAAAGAGACGGATTTCACAGACGATGTCCGAGAGCAGATTAACCTTGCTGTCATTGAAGCGGGTACAAACGCGACTAAGCAAAGCAACAAAGAGGAGCCGGGAAAACAGGCGATTTTTCAGCTGATTTTTGCTGAGAACCAATTAACGATTGCCACTGAAGACAAGGGTGAGGAAGCGACGCGCCCAGACACTGAAACTGAACAGGTTATTAGCCTTTCGCTCCCAAGTTCAATGCAGCATGTTTACCTACTCGATGTTGTTGTCACCGAGATTCTGAAAGGGACAGATTTCACAGAGGACATCCAAGAACAGATTAACCTTGCTGTCATTGAGGGGGGTACCAACGCGATCAAACACGGCAATAAAGAAAATCCAACTAAAAAAGCGACCATCGAATTCACTCTTGCTGAGGATAAACTTGAGATCGTCATTGAAGACGAAGGTGATGGGTTCACACGTAAGGAAGTCGCGGATCCCCTTGACCCGGAAAACTTGCTCAAAAGCAGTGGTAGAGGCCTATTTTTGATGGAAGCCTGCATGGACTCTGTAACTTATGAAAATAATGGGACCATCATTAAGATGGTCAAATATATGAAATAG
- a CDS encoding STAS domain-containing protein, with product MQVNLRHKGSITILDIEGNVIGADALALKDIINQQIQMDDSDEESGEKLNIILNLERVQMMDSSGLGVLVASHTAIRRNEGNIVLLNLGGNIRSLIVMAKLMTIFDCYDTEAEAIAGIIRT from the coding sequence ATGCAAGTCAACCTTCGACACAAAGGTAGCATTACAATTTTAGATATTGAGGGAAACGTTATTGGAGCGGACGCCTTAGCTCTCAAAGACATCATTAATCAGCAGATTCAGATGGATGATAGCGATGAAGAGTCTGGGGAGAAACTCAACATAATTTTAAACTTGGAACGGGTCCAGATGATGGATAGTTCCGGTTTAGGAGTGCTTGTCGCCTCTCATACCGCCATCCGACGCAACGAAGGGAACATAGTCCTCTTGAACCTCGGCGGCAACATCAGAAGTCTTATTGTCATGGCAAAATTAATGACAATTTTTGACTGCTATGAT